One part of the Capra hircus breed San Clemente chromosome 4, ASM170441v1, whole genome shotgun sequence genome encodes these proteins:
- the MPLKIP gene encoding M-phase-specific PLK1-interacting protein: MQRQNFRPPTPPYPGPGVGGWGNGSSFRGTPSGGGPRPPSPRDGYGSPHHTPPYGPRSRPYGSGLSPRHGGSFPGGRFGSPSPGGYPGNYSKSPAGSQQQFGYSPGQQQTHPQGSPRTSTPFGSGRGREKRMSNELESYFKPSMLEDPWAGLEPVSVVDISQQYSNTQTFTGKKGRYFC; the protein is encoded by the exons ATGCAGCGACAGAATTTTCGACCCCCGACTCCTCCTTACCCCGGCCCGGGTGTAGGAGGTTGGGGTAACGGGAGCAGCTTCCGGGGTACCCCGAGCGGAGGCGGACCGCGGCCGCCATCCCCGCGGGACGGGTACGGGAGTCCACACCACACGCCGCCGTACGGGCCCCGATCTAGGCCCTACGGGAGCGGCCTCTCTCCGCGACACGGCGGCAGCTTCCCTGGGGGCCGGTTCGGGTCTCCGTCCCCTGGCGGCTACCCTGGCAACTACTCCAAGTCCCCCGCGGGGTCCCAGCAGCAATTCGGCTACTCCCCAGGGCAGCAGCAGACCCACCCCCAG ggTTCTCCAAGGACATCTACACCATTTGGATCAGGGCGTggtagagaaaagagaatgtcTAATGAGTTGGAGAGTTATTTCAAGCCTTCAATGCTTGAAGACCCTTGGGCTGGCCTAGAACCAGTATCTGTAGTGGATATAAGCCAACAATACAGCAATACGCAAACATTCACAGGCAAAAAAGGAAGATACTTTTGTTAA